Proteins encoded in a region of the Cardiocondyla obscurior isolate alpha-2009 unplaced genomic scaffold, Cobs3.1 scaffold33_214576_698314, whole genome shotgun sequence genome:
- the LOC139112649 gene encoding uncharacterized protein: MEKLLRDQLDLEGRMSRTIANLKKLGAKRINAALIKASIQSLNEKWKKFEEHHEKLCHEHWEELRTTLERGQRHEAAPKTVVQDPAQAPLPKVHIPAFLKRYEDWLEFRDLFQLLIIDNLTVSDVSRFHYLKSSLKGDAQQLLRQYQLTAENFAPA, from the exons atGGAGAAACTGTTGCGAGATCAGCTGGATCTTGAAGGACGCATGAGCCGTACGATAgctaatcttaaaaaattgggcGCGAAGCGAATCAATGCCGCGCTGATCAAAGCATCAATTCAATCGTTAAATGAGAAATGGAAGAAGTTTGAAGAGCACCATGAGAAGCTTTGCCACGAGCATTGGGAGGAACTCCGAACAA CCCTAGAGAGGGGTCAAAGACATGAAGCTGCGCCGAAGACAGTAGTGCAGGACCCAGCTCAAGCGCCATTACCAAAAGTGCACATTCCGGCATTTTTGAAGCGCTACGAAGATTGGCTAGAGTTTCGAGATCTGTTCCAGTTGCTCATTATAGACAACCTCACGGTGTCCGACGTATCTCGATTTCATTATCTCAAATCAAGTTTAAAGGGCGATGCTCAGCAGCTCTTACGACAATACCAGCTGACCGCAGAAAACTTCGCTCCTGCTTGA